The following are encoded in a window of Microbacterium sp. LWO13-1.2 genomic DNA:
- a CDS encoding sulfatase, whose product MARSILLLHCHDLGRFLGAYGVTTVSTPHLDRLAAESTVFESAFATSPHCSPARASLFTGSYPQQHGVLGLTHEPFGWDLIDPTTHIAHRLSRLGYATELIGVHHESRTLPDDELASRLGFGLVRTGGDRDVVVERTTDALRRAASSDQPFYLQVGFHEPHRTPSRRDRDGIMGFLGDGFEADESRGVSVPAYLSDTAEAHEEMAELQGAVRHMDEGVGAILAELDQLGLAEDTLVVFTTDHGLALPRAKCTLYDAGVGVALFMRVPGAAAWHGRRIRSLVSHVDVVPTLLELAASADPAGAAGTSLVALVEHDAAPRAFTFGQLTYHTYFDPKRSVRSADAKLILNLSNAPRAMDPTQSWMHRSIPVDLTGPTIGTSPLMEFYDLGADPEELVNLIDEPARAPQIAELATALQEWMRETEDPLLSSPASPRHRLALTSLDRIARMHRAEPIDAPA is encoded by the coding sequence ATGGCGCGCAGCATCCTGCTCCTGCACTGCCACGACCTCGGTCGCTTCCTCGGCGCATACGGGGTCACGACGGTCAGCACTCCGCACCTGGACCGATTGGCCGCCGAATCGACGGTGTTCGAGTCGGCCTTCGCCACATCGCCGCATTGCAGCCCTGCGCGCGCCTCGTTGTTCACCGGGTCGTACCCGCAGCAGCACGGCGTGCTCGGGCTCACCCACGAACCCTTCGGCTGGGATCTGATCGACCCGACCACGCACATCGCGCACCGGTTGAGCCGGCTCGGGTACGCCACCGAGCTCATCGGCGTCCATCATGAATCCCGCACGCTCCCCGACGATGAGCTCGCCTCCCGACTCGGATTCGGCCTCGTGCGCACCGGCGGCGATCGCGACGTGGTGGTCGAGCGCACCACCGATGCGCTCCGGCGAGCGGCGTCGTCCGATCAGCCCTTCTACCTCCAGGTCGGATTCCACGAGCCTCACCGCACCCCCTCCCGTCGCGACCGCGACGGCATCATGGGCTTCCTCGGCGACGGCTTCGAGGCCGACGAATCGCGCGGCGTCTCGGTTCCGGCCTACCTCTCCGACACCGCCGAGGCGCACGAGGAGATGGCCGAGCTGCAGGGCGCGGTCCGGCACATGGACGAGGGCGTCGGCGCCATCCTCGCCGAACTCGATCAGCTCGGCCTCGCCGAAGACACCCTCGTCGTATTCACCACCGACCACGGTCTCGCGCTGCCTCGCGCGAAGTGCACGCTGTATGACGCCGGCGTCGGCGTCGCGCTGTTCATGCGGGTGCCAGGTGCGGCGGCCTGGCACGGCCGACGCATCCGCAGCCTGGTCAGCCACGTCGACGTCGTGCCCACGCTTCTCGAGCTCGCGGCATCCGCCGATCCCGCGGGCGCCGCCGGGACCAGCCTGGTCGCACTCGTCGAGCACGACGCGGCACCACGCGCCTTCACGTTCGGGCAGCTGACGTACCACACCTATTTCGACCCGAAGCGCTCCGTTCGGTCGGCCGATGCGAAGCTCATCCTCAACCTGTCCAACGCTCCGCGCGCGATGGACCCGACCCAGTCCTGGATGCACCGCAGCATCCCGGTGGACCTGACCGGGCCCACCATCGGGACCAGCCCACTGATGGAGTTCTACGACCTCGGCGCCGATCCTGAGGAGCTCGTCAATCTCATCGACGAGCCGGCACGGGCACCGCAGATCGCCGAACTCGCCACCGCGCTGCAGGAATGGATGCGCGAAACCGAAGATCCGCTGCTGTCGAGCCCGGCATCGCCGCGGCACCGTCTCGCTCTGACGAGTCTGGACCGCATCGCACGGATGCACCGAGCCGAACCGATCGACGCCCCCGCCTGA
- a CDS encoding NPCBM/NEW2 domain-containing protein produces the protein MHKTRTRMLAAIAASAICLTAAPLSAAAVEGLPGGVHYASDLDWITADNGWGPVERDFNNGARAVPDTTRQKISIRGTVYDKGLGTHAPSKIVYEVNQECTQLLGYVGIDDSQAGKGRVDFVVAVDGVEQFRLQRTGSDPAGRLNLDLRGADLIELRAEAGPEGNGNDHADWADLRFNCTDAFLAQPLTLTPQDADLSLLSPGMPVTLRVEGANPQTPVTVAFDGEPTVTNADDQGVALVTFVVPADAQKGDHTITASAPSLFDTIAEGTIAARVVRVSDQAYFVDCSREEPGDGTEQAPFSSLEELAGVGAFYPGERVLFRRGTECLGTFAPNGSGFDDAPIVVSGYGEGEQKATINGNGALAGIHLLNVSNWTVDGMRVINPGTPDQRRVGILYEINDGTVRRGVVLTNNHVEKVAGWSDKTTLGNAFSRSAGISVLGDGVGAFAGITITDNEVNDTAAGGIKLSAPDTTKLYNTDVYVARNDIHDVGGDGIVIHNSDKPVIEYNSAIDLGHGEYPFINGNFAGMWPYNSVDPLFQYNVVGNSVRSIYDSTAWDCDMKIKGTCTFQYNYSYGNAGGFYLDCISGCGTASTTANAVLRYNVSQDDCRLGGASGGPGMHLIYNNTFSCMNRPFEDDMTAPREMKNNIFIAPGGTLKTANAVYSNNAYSGGIQPPAIETGAVTADPGLIAAGSGQQTRELPGYRLAVGSPLIGAGTAIADAGAQDFFGNPIPADAPNIGADQGTGVAVAPLPFTALVNQTSVASAANPRNGAITTDYRVFSASALADAGLRVGEQVRAFDTEIDWHPNAIGTPDTVKAAGQQLALEGSGDALVVVGFSTGQATAGTATVHYQDGSSQKVVIELPLWSTADAGSDPDTTLIGSASSYLKRDRPYLGGTVAEIQGAASVFAQRIPLSGKPVASVTLPAGSAMVGEGLNLFGAGLHQADVNAAASVSTRCNGGKAELAVTVSSSENRAITVTVTTPLGTKADQRLASGKSMTVSFKAPLRFPAGTVEVTATAGGDTTTLEVPYAARSCR, from the coding sequence GTGCACAAGACACGAACACGGATGCTGGCGGCAATCGCGGCGAGCGCGATCTGCCTGACCGCAGCACCCCTCTCGGCCGCGGCCGTCGAGGGCCTGCCCGGCGGAGTCCACTACGCCAGCGATCTCGACTGGATCACGGCGGACAACGGCTGGGGACCGGTCGAGAGGGACTTCAACAACGGCGCCAGAGCCGTCCCCGACACCACGCGCCAGAAAATCTCCATCCGCGGCACCGTCTACGACAAGGGACTCGGCACGCACGCTCCCTCGAAGATCGTCTACGAGGTGAACCAGGAGTGCACGCAACTGCTCGGCTACGTCGGGATCGACGACAGCCAGGCGGGCAAGGGACGCGTCGACTTCGTGGTCGCCGTCGACGGTGTGGAGCAGTTCCGTCTGCAGCGCACCGGCTCCGATCCTGCTGGCCGGTTGAACCTCGATCTCCGGGGTGCCGACCTGATCGAGCTCCGCGCCGAAGCGGGCCCTGAGGGGAACGGCAACGATCACGCGGACTGGGCCGACCTGAGGTTCAACTGCACCGACGCCTTCCTCGCGCAGCCCCTCACGCTCACTCCGCAGGACGCGGATCTCTCGCTGCTCTCGCCGGGGATGCCCGTCACCCTGCGGGTCGAAGGCGCGAACCCGCAGACCCCGGTGACCGTTGCGTTCGACGGCGAGCCGACCGTCACCAACGCCGACGATCAGGGCGTCGCCCTCGTGACATTCGTCGTGCCGGCAGACGCCCAGAAGGGCGACCACACGATCACCGCGTCCGCTCCGTCTCTGTTCGACACGATCGCCGAGGGGACCATCGCGGCACGCGTCGTGCGCGTCTCCGACCAGGCCTACTTCGTCGACTGCTCGCGCGAGGAACCGGGCGACGGCACCGAGCAGGCGCCGTTCTCGTCGCTGGAGGAACTGGCCGGCGTCGGCGCGTTCTACCCCGGCGAGCGCGTGCTGTTCCGGCGCGGCACCGAATGCCTCGGCACCTTCGCCCCGAACGGGTCCGGCTTCGACGACGCGCCGATCGTGGTCTCCGGTTACGGCGAGGGTGAACAGAAGGCCACGATCAACGGGAACGGCGCCCTCGCCGGCATCCACCTGCTGAACGTGAGCAACTGGACCGTCGACGGGATGCGGGTGATCAATCCGGGCACCCCCGATCAGCGCCGCGTCGGCATTCTTTACGAGATCAATGACGGCACCGTGCGACGAGGAGTCGTGCTCACGAACAACCACGTCGAGAAGGTCGCCGGCTGGTCAGACAAGACCACACTCGGCAATGCGTTCTCCCGTTCGGCCGGAATCTCGGTGCTCGGTGACGGCGTCGGAGCATTCGCGGGCATCACGATCACCGACAACGAGGTGAACGACACCGCGGCCGGCGGAATCAAGCTCTCCGCGCCGGACACGACGAAGCTCTACAACACCGACGTCTACGTCGCCCGCAACGACATCCACGACGTCGGCGGAGACGGCATCGTGATCCACAACTCCGACAAGCCGGTCATCGAGTACAACTCGGCGATCGACCTCGGACACGGCGAGTACCCGTTCATCAACGGCAACTTCGCCGGCATGTGGCCGTACAACTCGGTCGACCCGCTGTTCCAGTACAACGTGGTCGGCAACAGCGTGCGCTCGATCTACGACTCCACCGCGTGGGACTGCGACATGAAGATCAAGGGCACGTGCACGTTCCAGTACAACTACTCATACGGCAACGCCGGCGGCTTCTACCTGGACTGCATCTCCGGCTGCGGGACGGCCTCCACGACGGCGAACGCCGTGCTCCGCTACAACGTCTCGCAGGACGACTGCCGCCTCGGCGGCGCCAGCGGAGGTCCCGGTATGCACCTCATCTACAACAACACCTTCTCGTGCATGAACCGACCGTTCGAAGACGACATGACCGCGCCGCGTGAGATGAAGAACAATATTTTCATCGCGCCGGGCGGAACGTTGAAGACCGCGAACGCCGTGTACTCGAACAACGCGTACTCGGGTGGCATCCAGCCCCCGGCGATCGAGACCGGCGCGGTCACCGCCGATCCCGGCCTGATCGCGGCGGGCAGCGGCCAGCAGACGCGTGAGCTGCCCGGCTATCGCCTCGCGGTGGGCTCGCCCCTGATCGGTGCGGGCACGGCGATCGCCGACGCCGGTGCGCAGGACTTCTTCGGGAACCCGATCCCCGCGGATGCTCCGAACATCGGCGCCGATCAGGGAACCGGGGTCGCCGTCGCCCCACTCCCCTTCACCGCCCTGGTCAACCAGACGTCGGTGGCGAGCGCGGCGAATCCGCGCAACGGCGCGATCACGACCGACTACCGGGTGTTCTCCGCGTCGGCGCTGGCGGACGCCGGACTGCGGGTCGGCGAGCAGGTCAGGGCGTTCGACACCGAGATCGACTGGCATCCGAATGCGATCGGCACGCCGGACACCGTGAAGGCGGCCGGGCAGCAGTTGGCGCTCGAAGGATCCGGCGATGCTCTCGTCGTGGTCGGCTTCTCGACGGGGCAGGCGACCGCCGGAACGGCGACGGTGCACTATCAGGACGGCAGCAGCCAGAAGGTCGTGATCGAACTGCCGCTGTGGTCGACGGCGGACGCCGGCAGCGACCCCGACACGACCCTCATCGGCAGCGCCTCGTCGTATCTGAAGCGCGACCGCCCGTATCTCGGCGGCACCGTCGCCGAGATCCAGGGCGCGGCATCCGTCTTCGCGCAGCGGATTCCGCTGTCCGGGAAGCCGGTCGCCAGTGTGACGCTGCCCGCGGGCAGCGCGATGGTGGGCGAAGGGCTGAACCTGTTCGGTGCCGGACTGCATCAGGCCGACGTGAACGCGGCGGCCTCAGTGAGCACCCGCTGCAACGGCGGCAAGGCAGAGCTCGCCGTGACAGTGAGCAGTTCGGAGAACCGGGCGATCACGGTCACCGTGACGACACCATTGGGCACCAAAGCCGATCAGCGCCTCGCATCCGGGAAATCGATGACGGTGTCTTTCAAGGCCCCGCTGCGGTTCCCTGCCGGAACCGTCGAGGTGACGGCGACGGCCGGCGGCGACACCACCACACTCGAGGTCCCCTACGCAGCGCGCAGCTGCCGCTGA
- a CDS encoding dihydrodipicolinate synthase family protein, whose product MAGLTLLAADGSLSEAPLNAAGAYARPTAPLRSRVAYAAAHVVPRVSADNTPGQPADIDWDSTLAFRRNVYSWGLGVADAMDTAQRNMGLDAAATRELISRSAEVAREEGGSVVVGVNTDHVLDSRISLDQVIDAYKEQLHFTEEQGAGPVLMASRHLARVAQDAADYRRVYRAVLETATTPVVLHWLGTAFDPELAGYFGADDWQTASQVLLEIIGENPGKVAGVKMSLLNAESEISVRSQLPEGVRMFTGDDFNYVGLIGGDTVGQGDSHSDALLGAFAAITPVASAAIQALDAGDPARYLEILGPTEELSRQVFAAPTFYYKTGVAFLSWLNGHQPAFQMVGGLHSARSLPHLSRIVELANASLALENPELARERWHGMLRVNGVDA is encoded by the coding sequence ATGGCAGGGCTGACGCTTCTCGCCGCCGACGGGTCCCTGTCCGAAGCGCCGCTGAACGCCGCGGGAGCCTATGCGCGACCGACGGCTCCGCTGCGGAGCCGAGTCGCCTACGCCGCAGCGCACGTCGTGCCGCGCGTCTCGGCCGACAACACTCCGGGTCAGCCGGCCGACATCGACTGGGATTCGACTCTCGCGTTCCGCCGCAACGTCTACTCGTGGGGCCTCGGCGTCGCCGACGCGATGGACACCGCGCAGCGCAACATGGGGCTGGATGCCGCGGCCACGCGCGAGCTGATCTCCCGCAGCGCCGAGGTCGCCCGTGAGGAGGGCGGTTCGGTCGTCGTGGGCGTGAACACCGATCACGTTCTTGATTCCCGCATCTCGCTCGATCAGGTGATCGACGCGTACAAGGAGCAGCTGCACTTCACCGAGGAGCAGGGCGCAGGTCCTGTGCTGATGGCCTCCCGCCATCTCGCCAGGGTGGCGCAGGATGCCGCCGACTACCGTCGCGTGTACCGCGCGGTCCTCGAGACGGCCACGACTCCGGTCGTGCTGCACTGGCTCGGCACCGCTTTCGACCCGGAGCTGGCCGGATACTTCGGCGCGGACGACTGGCAGACGGCATCCCAGGTGCTGCTGGAGATCATCGGCGAGAACCCAGGCAAGGTCGCCGGTGTGAAGATGAGCCTGCTGAACGCGGAGTCCGAGATCTCGGTGCGATCGCAGTTGCCCGAGGGCGTGCGCATGTTCACCGGTGACGACTTCAACTACGTCGGCCTCATCGGAGGCGACACCGTCGGACAGGGCGACAGCCACTCCGATGCGCTGCTCGGCGCATTCGCGGCGATCACTCCGGTGGCATCCGCAGCGATCCAGGCGCTCGACGCCGGCGACCCCGCTCGATACCTGGAGATCCTCGGCCCGACCGAGGAGCTCAGCCGTCAGGTGTTCGCCGCGCCGACGTTCTATTACAAGACGGGCGTCGCGTTCCTCTCCTGGTTGAACGGGCACCAGCCCGCGTTCCAGATGGTCGGCGGCCTGCACTCCGCCCGCAGCCTGCCGCACCTGAGCCGCATCGTCGAGCTCGCGAACGCCTCGCTCGCCCTGGAGAATCCAGAGCTCGCGCGCGAGCGCTGGCACGGGATGCTGCGCGTGAACGGAGTGGACGCATGA
- a CDS encoding hydroxyacid dehydrogenase, producing MSNDAVRVADSEPHPTARILVSIATAERTAFFPTAALNALAARASAFDTGEPAAITSSAALAQTEIAVVAWGFPRLDADLLSRMPRLRLVVNAASSVRGLVSDAFWDAGIPISQAGAAMSPAVAEMSLTLTLALLRRTHRMDHALRTGRPWDQARAIDRAREISGSRIGVIGASRTGREFIRMCRALGAQVRVYDPYLPAGDPLTAFATDLADLLATSDIVAVHAPATAETSGMLGREQLASMRDGAALVNTARSSIIDMDALYGEVASGRLDAALDVFDTEPLPLDDRWRELPNALLTAHVSGATAESRARAGRIVIDEIDRFLAGAQLQHRITREALERMG from the coding sequence ATGTCGAACGACGCCGTCCGAGTAGCGGACTCCGAGCCGCATCCCACCGCGCGCATCCTGGTGAGCATCGCCACGGCCGAGCGCACCGCGTTCTTCCCGACCGCGGCGCTGAACGCCCTCGCGGCACGAGCATCCGCGTTCGATACCGGCGAGCCCGCGGCGATCACCTCATCCGCGGCGCTCGCGCAGACCGAGATCGCCGTCGTCGCATGGGGATTCCCGCGGCTGGACGCCGACCTGCTGTCGCGGATGCCGCGTCTGCGCCTTGTCGTCAACGCCGCCTCCTCCGTGCGCGGCCTCGTCAGCGATGCGTTCTGGGACGCCGGGATCCCGATCAGCCAGGCGGGGGCGGCCATGTCGCCTGCCGTCGCCGAGATGTCGCTCACGCTGACGCTCGCATTGCTGCGCCGCACGCACCGCATGGATCACGCGCTGCGCACAGGTCGCCCCTGGGACCAGGCGCGAGCGATCGATCGTGCACGGGAGATCTCCGGGTCGCGCATCGGCGTCATCGGCGCGTCCCGCACCGGACGCGAGTTCATCCGGATGTGCCGCGCTCTGGGCGCGCAGGTGCGGGTGTACGACCCGTATCTCCCGGCGGGCGACCCGCTCACAGCGTTCGCGACGGATCTCGCCGACCTGCTCGCCACGAGTGACATCGTCGCCGTCCACGCTCCGGCGACGGCGGAGACCTCCGGGATGCTGGGCCGTGAGCAACTCGCGTCGATGCGCGACGGCGCCGCCCTCGTCAACACAGCGCGGAGCTCGATCATCGACATGGACGCCCTGTACGGCGAGGTCGCCTCCGGCCGGCTGGACGCCGCGCTGGACGTGTTCGACACCGAGCCGCTGCCGCTGGACGATCGCTGGCGCGAGCTTCCGAACGCCCTGCTCACCGCCCACGTATCCGGTGCTACCGCAGAATCACGCGCCCGAGCCGGACGGATCGTGATCGATGAGATCGACCGGTTCCTCGCCGGTGCGCAGCTCCAGCACCGCATCACTCGCGAAGCACTCGAGAGGATGGGCTGA
- a CDS encoding substrate-binding domain-containing protein, giving the protein MIAEERRERILRELVLRGRVEVPEFAARLGLSGMTIRRDLAVLAERGLLRRVHGGAVLPDAADAPAIGARGIGSSGRPIATIGLIVPDATYYFPPVIRGASDAARAAGVRLVLGTTSYDAREEARQLIRLSESGVDAIMLVTARPQIDDQATWDTIAKIGTPVVLVERSAGGAPTSLRIDAVRSDHSYGAEIAVDHLAERGHRSVGLLCRESATAPWIVRGHARAIERWGLDPSAPVATAPSPRWGDGSTADVLRQFLDGCLAAGARAALVLPDDLALGLLGVAEERGLRVPEDFAIVAYDDEIASLASVPLTAVAPPKLAVGRRALETCFMRLEERDETPSQRTKLAPALNVRDST; this is encoded by the coding sequence GTGATAGCCGAGGAGAGACGCGAGCGGATTCTTCGCGAACTCGTGCTGCGGGGCCGGGTCGAGGTGCCAGAGTTCGCCGCACGCCTCGGCCTCTCCGGCATGACGATCCGCCGCGATCTGGCTGTACTCGCCGAGCGCGGGCTGCTCCGGCGGGTGCACGGCGGCGCTGTGCTGCCCGACGCGGCGGATGCGCCGGCGATCGGCGCGCGCGGCATCGGCTCGTCAGGCAGGCCGATCGCGACGATCGGGCTGATCGTGCCGGATGCCACGTATTACTTCCCGCCCGTCATCCGCGGCGCGAGCGATGCGGCCAGGGCGGCCGGTGTCCGGCTCGTGCTGGGAACGACGAGCTACGACGCCCGCGAGGAGGCGCGCCAGCTCATCCGGCTCAGCGAAAGCGGCGTCGACGCGATCATGCTCGTCACGGCACGGCCGCAGATCGACGACCAGGCCACGTGGGACACGATCGCGAAGATCGGCACGCCCGTGGTTCTGGTCGAGCGCTCAGCCGGCGGCGCTCCGACCTCGCTGCGCATCGACGCGGTCCGCAGCGATCACAGCTACGGCGCCGAGATCGCGGTCGATCACCTGGCTGAGCGCGGTCACCGCAGCGTCGGCCTGCTCTGCCGCGAGAGCGCGACGGCACCCTGGATCGTGCGGGGTCATGCCAGGGCGATCGAACGGTGGGGACTCGACCCGAGCGCGCCGGTCGCCACCGCCCCGTCCCCGCGATGGGGCGACGGGTCGACCGCTGACGTGCTGCGGCAGTTCCTGGACGGCTGTCTGGCCGCCGGGGCACGGGCGGCACTCGTCCTTCCCGACGACCTCGCCCTCGGTCTTCTGGGCGTCGCGGAGGAGCGCGGGCTGCGCGTCCCCGAGGACTTCGCGATCGTCGCATACGACGACGAGATCGCGTCGCTCGCCAGCGTGCCGCTCACGGCCGTCGCACCTCCCAAGCTCGCCGTCGGTCGCCGGGCTCTGGAGACCTGCTTCATGAGGCTCGAGGAACGAGACGAGACGCCCTCGCAGCGCACCAAGCTCGCACCGGCCTTGAACGTGCGCGACTCGACCTAG
- a CDS encoding ROK family transcriptional regulator produces MADEATAERAAGRVGSKALIREINEALVLDVVRRRGTTSRAEITSSTGLSPATVTGITGQLVGEGLLLESDVLRGTGGRPARLLQLGRDAVVVAGVQLSPDAVEIALVDLRGDVVSTLQVPLSSTTPDTAADIVAAAVSSVIASHPGSELRGVSVALSGVVDRPRGIVRHSGALGWEDVPFAAMLAGRLGRRVAIDSLVNSFTTGLLLLDTDLAERDVIVFSVGASLGASMLTHGRIHRGFRGGAGGFAHSAIGRRDGGALCHCGAHGCLETQSSVWGLRQALETRGIDPSDLVAPAASAVLGDGGAKLGLAIANASKMFGPERVVLVLAAEIGQTVFEEACREAFTAEYAFGDAVPPFLVTVPADGDIFARGAGYDMITELFSAEPVGGL; encoded by the coding sequence ATGGCCGACGAGGCAACAGCGGAGCGTGCGGCGGGGCGCGTCGGCAGCAAGGCGCTCATTCGGGAGATCAACGAGGCGCTCGTCCTCGATGTCGTGCGTCGCAGGGGCACGACGTCCCGCGCCGAGATCACGAGCTCCACAGGTCTCAGCCCGGCCACGGTCACGGGGATCACCGGGCAGCTCGTCGGGGAAGGGTTGCTCCTCGAAAGCGATGTGCTGCGTGGCACGGGAGGCCGCCCCGCGCGGTTGCTCCAGCTCGGCAGGGATGCGGTCGTCGTCGCCGGCGTGCAGCTCTCACCAGACGCCGTCGAGATCGCGCTCGTGGATCTGCGCGGAGACGTCGTCTCGACCCTGCAGGTCCCGCTCTCCTCGACGACTCCCGACACTGCCGCCGACATCGTTGCTGCGGCCGTCTCATCCGTGATCGCGAGCCATCCTGGTTCCGAGCTCCGGGGCGTCAGCGTCGCGCTCTCCGGTGTCGTCGACCGTCCTCGCGGCATCGTCCGCCACAGCGGGGCGCTGGGCTGGGAGGATGTGCCGTTCGCCGCGATGCTCGCCGGCCGCCTCGGTCGGCGGGTAGCGATCGACAGCCTCGTCAACAGCTTCACCACGGGACTCCTCCTCCTCGACACCGATCTTGCAGAGCGCGACGTCATCGTGTTCAGCGTCGGTGCGAGTCTCGGCGCGTCGATGCTGACGCACGGGCGGATCCACCGCGGATTCCGGGGCGGGGCGGGGGGCTTCGCGCATTCCGCAATCGGTCGTCGAGACGGTGGGGCGCTCTGCCACTGCGGGGCTCACGGATGCCTCGAGACGCAGAGCAGCGTGTGGGGCTTGCGGCAGGCTCTCGAGACCCGCGGGATCGATCCGTCTGATCTCGTCGCCCCGGCCGCCTCCGCTGTGCTCGGCGATGGCGGGGCGAAGCTCGGGCTCGCGATCGCGAATGCGTCGAAGATGTTCGGCCCTGAGCGGGTGGTGCTCGTGCTTGCGGCCGAGATCGGCCAGACCGTGTTCGAGGAGGCGTGTCGGGAAGCCTTCACGGCGGAGTACGCGTTCGGTGACGCCGTGCCGCCGTTCCTGGTCACCGTTCCGGCGGATGGCGACATCTTCGCGCGCGGGGCCGGGTACGACATGATCACGGAGCTGTTCAGCGCGGAGCCCGTCGGGGGGCTCTGA
- a CDS encoding Gfo/Idh/MocA family oxidoreductase: MSQTTTREIGIIMNGVSGRMGYRQHLVRSILAIRDQGGIELSDGTRVTVKPILVGRSEQKLAELAALHGIEDWTTDLDAALADPRWEIYADFLVTKARASAIRKAIAAGKAIYTEKPTAESLEEALELARLAQEAGVKTGVVHDKLYLPGLQKLKRLIDSGFFGRILSVRGEFGYWVFEGDWQPAQRPSWNYRTEDGGGIISDMFPHWNYVLENLFGEVKSVYAQAATHIPERWDENGEKYTATAEDAAYGIFEIEGGIVAEINSSWTVRVNRDELVEFQVDGTHGSAVVGLFGAKIQPRNATPKPVWNPDLEDTRDYDADWQNVPTNDVFLNGFRQQWEEYLESYVFGTVYPFDLLAGAKGVQFAEAGLISSAEGRKVAIEKLSL; the protein is encoded by the coding sequence ATGTCACAGACGACGACCCGCGAGATCGGGATCATCATGAACGGCGTCTCCGGGCGCATGGGCTACCGGCAGCACCTCGTGCGCTCGATCCTCGCGATCCGCGACCAGGGCGGCATCGAACTCTCCGACGGCACCCGCGTCACGGTCAAGCCGATCCTCGTCGGCCGCAGCGAGCAGAAGCTCGCCGAGCTCGCTGCCCTCCACGGCATCGAGGACTGGACGACCGACCTCGACGCGGCGCTCGCCGACCCGCGGTGGGAGATCTACGCCGACTTCCTGGTCACGAAGGCCCGCGCATCCGCGATCCGCAAGGCGATCGCCGCAGGCAAGGCGATCTACACCGAGAAGCCGACCGCCGAGTCCCTCGAAGAGGCCCTCGAGCTCGCGCGCCTCGCCCAGGAAGCCGGCGTCAAGACCGGCGTCGTGCACGACAAGCTCTACCTGCCCGGCCTGCAGAAGCTCAAGCGCCTCATCGACTCCGGCTTCTTCGGCCGCATCCTCTCGGTGCGCGGCGAGTTCGGCTACTGGGTCTTCGAGGGTGACTGGCAGCCGGCTCAGCGGCCGAGCTGGAACTACCGCACCGAAGACGGCGGCGGCATCATCAGCGACATGTTCCCGCACTGGAACTACGTGCTGGAGAACCTCTTCGGCGAGGTGAAGAGCGTCTACGCGCAGGCGGCGACGCACATCCCGGAGCGCTGGGATGAGAACGGCGAGAAGTACACCGCAACCGCCGAGGACGCTGCATACGGCATCTTCGAGATCGAGGGCGGCATCGTCGCCGAGATCAACTCGAGCTGGACCGTCCGCGTCAACCGCGACGAGCTCGTCGAGTTCCAGGTCGACGGCACCCACGGCTCCGCTGTCGTCGGTCTGTTCGGGGCGAAGATCCAGCCGCGCAACGCCACTCCGAAGCCGGTCTGGAACCCGGACCTCGAGGACACCCGCGACTACGACGCCGACTGGCAGAACGTGCCGACCAACGACGTGTTCCTCAACGGCTTCCGCCAGCAGTGGGAGGAGTACCTGGAGTCGTACGTGTTCGGCACCGTCTACCCGTTCGACCTGCTCGCGGGTGCGAAGGGCGTGCAGTTCGCGGAGGCCGGTCTCATCTCGAGTGCCGAAGGACGCAAGGTCGCCATCGAGAAGCTGTCCCTCTGA